A genomic window from Mesorhizobium sp. 131-2-1 includes:
- the rplM gene encoding 50S ribosomal protein L13 produces MATFSQKPADVVKKWVLIDAEGLVVGRLATVIANHLRGKHKPTFTPHVDDGDNVIVINADKVVFTGKKYTDKVYYWHTGHPGGIKERTARQLLEGRFPERVVEKAVERMIPRGPLGRRQMKNLRVYAGAEHPHVAQQPVALDVAKLNSKNKRAS; encoded by the coding sequence ATGGCTACCTTTTCGCAGAAGCCTGCGGATGTGGTGAAGAAGTGGGTGCTGATCGACGCCGAAGGTCTCGTCGTCGGCCGCCTCGCCACTGTCATCGCCAACCATCTGCGCGGCAAACATAAGCCCACCTTCACCCCGCATGTCGACGACGGCGACAACGTCATCGTCATCAATGCCGACAAGGTGGTGTTCACCGGCAAGAAGTACACCGACAAGGTCTACTACTGGCACACCGGCCACCCCGGCGGCATCAAGGAGCGCACCGCGCGCCAGCTGCTGGAGGGACGTTTCCCCGAGCGCGTCGTCGAGAAGGCCGTCGAGCGCATGATCCCGCGCGGCCCGCTTGGCCGCCGCCAGATGAAGAACCTCCGCGTCTATGCAGGCGCTGAACATCCGCATGTCGCCCAGCAGCCCGTCGCGCTCGACGTGGCCAAGCTGAATTCCAAGAACAAGAGGGCTTCGTAA
- the rpsI gene encoding 30S ribosomal protein S9, producing MAELSSLAELGTAAAVAQPAAPVHVQKLDKSGRAYATGKRKNAIARVWVKPGSGKIVVNDKEFASYFARPVLQMILNQPIIAANRAGQYDIVATVIGGGLSGQAGAVRHGISKALTYYEPALRAVLKKGGFLTRDSRVVERKKYGKAKARRSFQFSKR from the coding sequence ATGGCTGAGCTTTCCTCGCTCGCAGAACTCGGGACCGCCGCTGCCGTCGCGCAGCCGGCCGCGCCCGTCCACGTCCAGAAGCTCGACAAGTCGGGCCGCGCCTATGCCACCGGCAAGCGCAAGAACGCCATCGCGCGCGTCTGGGTGAAGCCGGGCTCCGGCAAGATCGTCGTCAACGACAAGGAATTCGCGAGCTATTTCGCGCGTCCGGTGCTGCAGATGATCCTCAACCAGCCGATCATCGCCGCCAACCGCGCCGGCCAGTATGACATCGTCGCCACCGTCATCGGCGGCGGCCTGTCCGGCCAGGCCGGTGCGGTGCGTCACGGCATCTCCAAGGCGCTGACCTACTACGAGCCGGCGCTGCGCGCCGTGCTCAAGAAGGGCGGCTTCCTGACCCGCGACAGCCGCGTCGTCGAGCGCAAGAAGTACGGCAAGGCGAAGGCCCGCCGCTCGTTCCAGTTCTCGAAGCGCTAA
- a CDS encoding methionyl-tRNA formyltransferase — protein sequence MARISDFVRGTLQRVSLHDPIDATYFTYEMDGRRLLQINTAGRKDREIPNKVSQSIQLDQDSAEQLFAILKDHFGFR from the coding sequence ATGGCTCGGATCAGTGATTTTGTTCGTGGGACGCTTCAGCGCGTGAGCCTTCACGACCCAATTGACGCAACCTATTTCACCTACGAGATGGATGGTCGTCGGCTGCTGCAGATCAACACTGCAGGTCGAAAGGATCGCGAAATCCCCAATAAAGTCAGCCAATCCATCCAGTTAGACCAAGATTCTGCAGAGCAGCTATTCGCGATCCTCAAAGACCATTTCGGATTCCGCTGA
- a CDS encoding PaaI family thioesterase — protein MPAQSSLKPVLTAAEVNALMASVYPQLNDQFSFYQAIDVFPGGCIVRLNADERHLRPGGTVSGPSLFTLADIGGYVCVLSHAGPDALSVTTNLNINFVRKAEAGPIDGHCRILKLGKSLMVFDIDIVAGPDGQTVAHATGTYSIPPKRPGDVVK, from the coding sequence ATGCCCGCCCAAAGCAGCCTCAAGCCGGTGCTCACCGCGGCGGAAGTCAACGCACTGATGGCGAGCGTCTATCCGCAGCTCAACGACCAGTTCAGCTTCTATCAGGCGATCGACGTATTCCCCGGCGGCTGCATTGTGCGGCTTAACGCCGACGAACGGCATCTACGCCCCGGGGGCACGGTGTCCGGCCCCTCGCTGTTCACGCTGGCAGACATTGGCGGCTATGTCTGCGTGCTCTCGCACGCCGGTCCCGACGCACTGTCGGTCACCACCAACCTCAACATCAATTTCGTGCGCAAGGCCGAGGCCGGGCCGATCGACGGCCATTGCCGCATCCTGAAGCTGGGAAAGAGCCTGATGGTGTTCGATATCGACATCGTCGCCGGGCCGGACGGGCAGACGGTGGCGCATGCCACGGGCACCTATTCGATCCCGCCCAAGCGTCCTGGTGATGTGGTAAAATAA
- a CDS encoding enoyl-CoA hydratase gives MAEVVAIKPAVSGGPILASQDKGVLRLTLARPPANALSLATMAALQSELDRAKSDKSVRVIILAASGKVFCAGHDLKELSAHRGDADRGRAFFEETFAACAALMQAIVRHPKPVIAEVDGLATAAGLQLVASCDLAIASHEATFCTPGVNIGLFCSTPMVALSRNVSKKHAMEMLLTGETIDAATAKEFGLINRIVPREYLNQVVGKYAQTIASKSSLVVRTGKEAFYAQAEMGLSDAYAYAGRVMVENMLARDAEEGIGAFVGKRKPEWKDE, from the coding sequence GTGGCTGAAGTCGTCGCCATCAAGCCGGCCGTCTCCGGGGGGCCAATTCTTGCCAGCCAGGACAAGGGGGTGCTGCGCCTGACGCTCGCCCGCCCACCGGCCAATGCGCTTTCGCTGGCGACGATGGCCGCCCTGCAGTCGGAGCTCGATCGCGCGAAATCGGACAAATCGGTCCGCGTGATCATCCTTGCGGCGTCCGGGAAAGTGTTCTGCGCCGGCCATGATCTCAAGGAACTGAGCGCCCATCGCGGCGATGCCGACCGGGGCAGGGCGTTCTTCGAGGAGACCTTTGCCGCCTGCGCCGCGCTGATGCAGGCGATCGTGCGCCATCCTAAGCCGGTGATCGCCGAGGTCGACGGTCTCGCCACCGCCGCCGGGCTCCAACTGGTCGCGAGTTGCGACCTTGCCATTGCCTCGCATGAGGCGACCTTCTGCACGCCGGGCGTCAACATCGGCCTGTTCTGCTCGACGCCGATGGTGGCGCTGTCGCGCAACGTCTCGAAGAAGCACGCCATGGAAATGCTGCTCACCGGCGAGACGATCGATGCGGCGACCGCCAAGGAATTCGGCCTCATCAACCGCATCGTGCCGCGCGAATACCTGAATCAGGTTGTCGGCAAATACGCGCAAACCATTGCTTCAAAATCGTCTTTGGTCGTCAGGACCGGCAAGGAGGCGTTCTACGCCCAGGCCGAAATGGGGCTTTCCGACGCCTATGCCTACGCGGGCAGGGTGATGGTCGAGAACATGTTGGCGCGCGACGCCGAGGAAGGCATCGGTGCCTTCGTCGGCAAGCGCAAGCCGGAATGGAAGGACGAGTGA